The DNA segment GCCAGCGCCGCGCGAGGAGCAGCCCCACTCCCAGCGGCGCGACAAAGACCAGCGATGGATAGCGCAGCACCACCGCGAGCCCCGCAAGCAGTCCCACGAGCAGGCCGGACTTGAAGTCGCCGTCGTCGCGCGCACGGAGCGTGAAGAAGATCGCCCAGAGCAACGGCGGCATGGCGAGCGCGTCGGAGAGCGTGCGCGGCGCGTAGAGCACGTACGCGCCCCAGGTGCCCACGAGCAGCACTGCGAGCGCAGCAGGTCCCTTTCCATCGCGCCGCTCGACGATGCGGTACAGCCCGAGCATCCCCCAGCCGTGCCAGATTGCGCCGAGCAGCCAGAGCAGATCCATCGCGATCCGCGGGCTCTCGACATGCAGCGCGTGCAGCCCTCGCAGCAGCAGCGCGATGAGGCCCGGCGCGAACCAGTTGCGAATGCCGTCGCGCCACTCCCATGCGACTTCGCCGTAGCCGTACACCGAGCGAAACGCCGGCTCCAGGTACTGGAAGATCTCGTCCGGGTGCGTGCGCCCTCGAAGCAGGACCACCAGCGCCAGCGCGAACACGCCCGTGGCGATGGCCAGGAGGCGCGGGGGCAGCTGGGACCAGGACGAGCTCACGACGCGCCATCATGCCTCGTGATCGCGCGGACGACGCCCCAAAGCGATCGATCGACGCGCTTTCCCTCGAAGTGCCGCGCTGGCACGCGCCTGGCACTGGGCCCTGGCGCCGCGCATGGAGCGCGATTCACAAGGGGGGACGCATGCACACGTGGATGAAGCTGGCGGTGATGTTGGTGTTGGTGGGCACGAGCGCAGTCGCGAGCGCGAAGGGTGCGAGCAAGGGTGTGCGCATCAAGAACGGCGACCGCTACGACAAGAGCAAGGACTTCTCGCTGCACTTCGATCAGGAGATCCGCGCCCAGCGCGGCCACCCGACCGATGCCGACGATGCCCGGCCCACGCGCCACAAGCGCGTCCGAAGCACGCGTTGAACCAAGGGATGTGAACGATCGCGCGCCGACCGGGTCACGGCTCAGGGACCCGGCGCGCGCTTTCGACCACCGCCGGAGTCGTTGGTACACTTGAACCAGGGCCACCTGAAACCGAGCAGAGCCATGCGTCGCTTCGCCCCGAGCCTGTTGGCCGTCACCTCGCTTGCCCTCGCGGGCTGCGAGGCGATCGTGAATCCCAAAGTCGATGGCTCCAGCAGCACCACGGCTGCCAACGCCACGGGCGGAAGCGGATCGACGTCCGCGGCCGCATCGACAGGCACCGAGACCTCCGGCAGCAGCGGCGCCGCGAGCACCAGCACCTCCAACACCGGCAGCACCGGCACGGTCGCGACGGCCGGCAGCAGCGGGACGGTCGCGGCGGCCGGCAGCAGCGGGACGGTCGCGACGGCCGGCAGCAGCGGGACGTCGACCGCGGCCAGCGCCTCGACGGGCACCAACGCGACGAGCAGCAACTCCTCGAGCGCCAGCAGCGGCTCGTCGGGCACCACCGCGACCACGGCCACCACGCTCGGCACGAACGCCACCGGCACCACCGGCACCACCGCGACGACGTCCACGACCGGCACCACGGGCGTGACCGGCACCACGGGCACGTCTGGGGTGAGCTGCGGCGTGTTGGTGCAGGGCCAGCTCTACGTCGACGCCAACTACACCGGCTCGACGCGGACCGGCAGCCAGGCTTGCCCGTATCGCACCATCACCGCCGCGCTGAACAGCATCACCGCGAGCACCACGCCGACGACGGTGCATGTGCAGCCCGGTACATACAACGCGGCGCTGGGCGAGAATTTTCCGCTCACGATCAGCGGCAACACCACCGTGCTCGGCGAGAACTCAGGCACTCGCCTGGGGATCACCATCGACGGCGCAGGCTCGGGGAACGTCGGCAACCAGAGCTACACGTACACCATCGACCTGCGCGGCACGCTCCAGTACGTGCAGGTGCTGGACTCGAACCAGAGCGGCGGCGGCCCCGACTTCATCGTCATCGCGAAGCAGGCCAACCCGCACCTCTCGCTGGTGACCATCGACGGTACCAACTCCAACCTCGCCGCCGTACTCGTCACCTCGACGTCGCTCACCCAGACCGACCAGGCCGTCGTCACCATCGATCAGCAGTCGGAGATCTCGAGGTCGAACGGCGACGGCATCCTGGTTCAGCCAGGCCAGAACAGCGCGCCCAAGTTGATCATGAGCGGCACCAACGTGCACGACAACGGCGCGAGCGGCGTGGAGGTTCGTGCGCCTGCTGGCCTCAACGTGCCCAACGTGGCCCTCAACGGCCAGGGCGCGAACAACCGCTTCGTGTGCAACGCCGAGTACGGTGTGCGGAGCCAGGTGTCGAGCATCAACGCCGAGTA comes from the Deltaproteobacteria bacterium genome and includes:
- a CDS encoding DUF1565 domain-containing protein, producing MRRFAPSLLAVTSLALAGCEAIVNPKVDGSSSTTAANATGGSGSTSAAASTGTETSGSSGAASTSTSNTGSTGTVATAGSSGTVAAAGSSGTVATAGSSGTSTAASASTGTNATSSNSSSASSGSSGTTATTATTLGTNATGTTGTTATTSTTGTTGVTGTTGTSGVSCGVLVQGQLYVDANYTGSTRTGSQACPYRTITAALNSITASTTPTTVHVQPGTYNAALGENFPLTISGNTTVLGENSGTRLGITIDGAGSGNVGNQSYTYTIDLRGTLQYVQVLDSNQSGGGPDFIVIAKQANPHLSLVTIDGTNSNLAAVLVTSTSLTQTDQAVVTIDQQSEISRSNGDGILVQPGQNSAPKLIMSGTNVHDNGASGVEVRAPAGLNVPNVALNGQGANNRFVCNAEYGVRSQVSSINAEYNIWMNPTPTSGQAPADVNDPSLVDTANAVNGGLIACLGQTG